The DNA sequence TTTAAAGAACTAGAAATAGATGTGTATGATAATGCGAAAAATATGGGGCAAGGTGTGCCTTTTCAAAACGACAGTTCCCAATTATTAATCAACTTGCCGAGTAAAGACATGTCGTTGAATTTAAATGACCAAGAAGAATTTTATAAATGGTATGAAGACCAAGATGAATTTAAATTCGATAACGCTGCGTATTTGCCGAGATTTGTATTCGGCCATTACATGAAAAGCTATTTGGAACGTTTCAGCAATCAGTATGACAATATACATATCATTACTGAAAAAGCGACTGAAATGTTTTTAGAAAAAGGGTTTGAAAAGGATGCACAGATTCAATATTTTGTATGTACGAATCATCAGCACGAAGCATGCAGACAATATGACTATGTCTTCTTGACTGTCGGAACAATGTCGTATCATGATCCATACAAACTCAAGGGATTAAAAGGATTTATCAAATCACCGTATCCGACATATGAAACGCTGAATACAGTGAATGGCACAGATGATATCGCAGTTATCGGTACTGGATTATCCAGTTTAGATGTTATTCGTTATGTTGTTAAACATCATCCCAACTTGCCTTTAACAGCTGTAAGCAGAAAAGGAGAGTTGCCGAGTGTCAGAGGTGAAATGCCTGATATTACATTGAAATATGTAACAAAAGACAACTTTAACAATATTATCAAATCTCATTTCGGCGTGGTACCGTTAGAATCTGCTATCCATTTGTTTAAACAAGAGTGCGAAGAATTGAATATTCCGTTAGAACAATTAGTACATCGACGTGTCGGAGATCCGATCAAGGATTTAAAATATGATTTGGCGCATCCTGAAATCTTAAGTGTTTTCCAAAGTTTGTTAGAAACTATCAAAGAAAATATGAACTGGATTTGGAATAGTTTGAGCATCGAAGATCAAAAGATTTTCATGAAAGAATACATGCCGATACTTAAAGCTAATTCTAATCCGATGCCGCCGCGTACTGCGCGTTTATTGATTGAAGAGATTGAAAACGGTCATTTAATTATTAAAAAAGATTTAGCAGAAGTGACACAAGAAAATGATACGTTTATCTTCAAATATAATGATGATACCAAAACAGAACGATACAACGTTGTAATTAATGCGACAGGACCGCGCACACAACTTAAAGATCTAGATGAAGATGATGCATTCTTAATAGATATTGCGAATAGACAAATTGTTCAAGCGCACCCGATGGGCGGGATTCAAATTGTGCCGGAGACCAATCAAGTAATTAGTCCAAGATACGGGACTTTGCCGCATTTAATTGCGATCGGTCAAATCACTAATGGTATCAATCAAGCACGTAACGGTGTCAATATGATAGTGCGTCAATCTGTACAGGCTGTTGAGAGCCTGTATGAATATCATGCTGAAAACAGATAACAAATAAGTTAAAATTATTGTCATATAAAATAAAGTAAGCTATGATATTCTTATGAGCACGAAATACATGCTCGATCGATTCAGAAACAATTTCATAATATTCTTTCGGGGCAGGGTGAAATTCCCAACCGGCAGTAAATTATAAGCCTGCGACCTGTACTCATTTGATGAGTATGGCTGATCTAGTGGAAATCTAGAGCCGACAGTTAAAGTCTGGATGGGAGAAAGAATCAAGACGTCATTAAATATTAATTTTAATTGGTATTTAAGTGGGGTCTAGTTCGCTATACAGAAATCAGCTTTCTTACTATAGGGACTGGTCTGCTTAATTATCCAACGTTGATATATTCTAATCCGCTGCCTCTTTATTTGAGACAGCGGATTTTTTAATGAGGTGATTGTTTGAATCGTTTTTTACAATATGCTATACAATTAGCAAAAATGGCTGAAGGCCAAACAGGTGTTAACCCTGCAGTCGGTTCTGTGGTTGTCAAAGACGGCAAAATTGTCGGACTCGGCGCACATTTGAAGCAGGGAGAAAAACATGCTGAAGTACAAGCATTAGATATGGCTGGATATGCAGCAAAAGGTGCAACCATCTATGTATCTTTAGAACCTTGTACACATTTTGGATCCACGCCGCCGTGTGTTAATAAAATTATCGAAGCGGGGATTAAAAAAGTTGTCTATGCTATGAAAGACATTACTTTGGATTCTCCTGGAGATGATATTTTAGCAGCGGCAGGTATTGAAGTGGATTATCAGCATCAGCCTGAGGCAGAAGCAATGTATACAGACTTTTTTAAAGCTAAACAAGCACAAATACCAGAAGTAACATTAAAGGTAAGTGTAAGTTTGGATGGTAAACAAGCTACGGATGAGGGTCAAAGCAAATGGATTACCAATCCTGGCGTTAAACAAGAAGTGTTTTTGCAGCGTGCACGTCATGATGCAATTTTGACCGGTGCAGGTACTGTTGCTGCGGATAATCCGAGTTTAACGGTGAGGTTAGAAGGTGAACGCCAGCCCGTTCGCGTGATATTAGCACGCAGCGGTAATTTGGATTGGAACCAGAACATATTTCATGATCCGACTTCGCCCGTCTATGTATACACAGAAAATAACCAAATAAAAACAGATGAACTTCAATCTCACTTACAGGTGATTGTACTTGATGATTGTTCAATTAAAACTGTTTTAAAAGATTTATATAAGAAAGGTATCGGCTCAGTCTATGTTGAAGCCGGTCCTAAAGTGACTTCCCAATTTCTCCAATCGCAGTGTGTACAAACACTGATTATTTACTACGCCCCGAAAGTAATTGGAGGTTCTGGCGCTTATCAGTTTTATCAAACTGACAGCATTTTACCGCTGGAACAAGTTCCTCAATTTGAAATTGACCATTCTGAAATCATTGATCAAAATATCAAAGTTGTATTAAGAAAGAAGTGATTTCATGTTTACCGGTATTGTAGAAGAAATCGGTATGATTGATCGAATGACTACAGAACAAAATGTCATCAAAATGACGATAGCATGTCAAACTATCATAGAAGATATGCATATCGGTGATTCAATCAGTGTGAATGGTGCATGTTTAACAGTGACTTCCTTTGATTCATCTTCCTTTGATGTCAATGTCATTAAAGGAACCGAAGACAAAACTTATTTATCGCAGCTGACAAAAGGCAATCGTGTGAATTTAGAGCGTGCCATGCCCAGTCAAGGCAGGTTCGGCGGACATTTTGTATTAGGACATGTTGATGAAGTAGGGTCGATTATTAAAATCAGACCTTCTGCCAACTCTAACATCGTAACTGTACAATGTCCTGCATCGATTACAGATCAAATGGTTCAGCAAGGTTCTATCACTGTTGATGGAACAAGTTTGACGATTTTCAGACTTGACCATGGACAATTTGATATCCATTTGATTCCTGAAACTAAACGATCGACGGTTTTAGGTCAGAAACGTGTGGGCGATAAAGTTCATTTAGAAGCGGATATGTTATTTAAATATGTACAAAAAGCAATTTCAAATGACAAGTCGGAATTGACTAAAGAGAAACTTATGCAATTCGGCTTTTAGAGGAGTGTTGATAAATGCAATTTGATTCTATAGAAAGTGCTGTTGAAGCA is a window from the Staphylococcus sp. IVB6181 genome containing:
- a CDS encoding FAD/NAD(P)-binding protein, with the protein product MRVAIIGMGTAGVSILRQLEQHSYFKELEIDVYDNAKNMGQGVPFQNDSSQLLINLPSKDMSLNLNDQEEFYKWYEDQDEFKFDNAAYLPRFVFGHYMKSYLERFSNQYDNIHIITEKATEMFLEKGFEKDAQIQYFVCTNHQHEACRQYDYVFLTVGTMSYHDPYKLKGLKGFIKSPYPTYETLNTVNGTDDIAVIGTGLSSLDVIRYVVKHHPNLPLTAVSRKGELPSVRGEMPDITLKYVTKDNFNNIIKSHFGVVPLESAIHLFKQECEELNIPLEQLVHRRVGDPIKDLKYDLAHPEILSVFQSLLETIKENMNWIWNSLSIEDQKIFMKEYMPILKANSNPMPPRTARLLIEEIENGHLIIKKDLAEVTQENDTFIFKYNDDTKTERYNVVINATGPRTQLKDLDEDDAFLIDIANRQIVQAHPMGGIQIVPETNQVISPRYGTLPHLIAIGQITNGINQARNGVNMIVRQSVQAVESLYEYHAENR
- the ribD gene encoding bifunctional diaminohydroxyphosphoribosylaminopyrimidine deaminase/5-amino-6-(5-phosphoribosylamino)uracil reductase RibD, whose product is MNRFLQYAIQLAKMAEGQTGVNPAVGSVVVKDGKIVGLGAHLKQGEKHAEVQALDMAGYAAKGATIYVSLEPCTHFGSTPPCVNKIIEAGIKKVVYAMKDITLDSPGDDILAAAGIEVDYQHQPEAEAMYTDFFKAKQAQIPEVTLKVSVSLDGKQATDEGQSKWITNPGVKQEVFLQRARHDAILTGAGTVAADNPSLTVRLEGERQPVRVILARSGNLDWNQNIFHDPTSPVYVYTENNQIKTDELQSHLQVIVLDDCSIKTVLKDLYKKGIGSVYVEAGPKVTSQFLQSQCVQTLIIYYAPKVIGGSGAYQFYQTDSILPLEQVPQFEIDHSEIIDQNIKVVLRKK
- a CDS encoding riboflavin synthase, whose protein sequence is MFTGIVEEIGMIDRMTTEQNVIKMTIACQTIIEDMHIGDSISVNGACLTVTSFDSSSFDVNVIKGTEDKTYLSQLTKGNRVNLERAMPSQGRFGGHFVLGHVDEVGSIIKIRPSANSNIVTVQCPASITDQMVQQGSITVDGTSLTIFRLDHGQFDIHLIPETKRSTVLGQKRVGDKVHLEADMLFKYVQKAISNDKSELTKEKLMQFGF